Genomic window (Streptomyces sp. TG1A-60):
CCGGCAGTGGACGGGGGTGGGCAGGACGAGGGCCTCACCGTCGATGCCGACCTCGATCTCCGGGCGGTCGGCCTCGACGACGATCTCGTCGGCGATGAGGAGGCTGAACCCGGGTGCGTTCGGGCCGAGAACCATACCGGCGGCCTCGGCGGCGCTGTCGACACGGATGCCGACGACGCCCAGCACGCCGGCGTCGAGCCGTTCCCGGCGGCCGAGGCCGACGAGGTCGTCGCTGCGGTAGACGTTGTTGCTGACGAGGACGGCCTGGGGCGCGTCGATGACAGCGTCCCCGATGCGGGCGGTGAGGCGTGGGCCCCGCTGGTGCGTGAGTAGTTCGGGCAGCAGCTCCAGCGTGGTGCGGACCTTGTCGTCGCGGTACGCGGGGCTCTGCACGACGGCGGCGTACGCGCCGAAGGAGGCGTTGTTGACGAAGGGGTGGCCGCTCGCGTAGCCGAGGTCGACATGGAGTTCGACGCCCTTGTCGGTGAGGGCGTCGAGGCAGTTGGCGGGATTGTCGCGGTCGAGCCCGAGGTCCATGGCGAAGTGGTTACGCGTTCCTGCGGAGATGACGAGGAGGGGCACGTCGTACGCCGCGGCGATGGCGGCGACCTGGGCCTGGGTGCCGTCGCCGCCGGCGACGCCGAGAAGGTCGGCGCCGCCCCGGACGGCGTTCTGGGCGAGTACGGCGACGTCCTCGTGGTGGGCCGGATCGAGCAGATGGACCGTGGCGCCGAGGCGTTCGGCCTTCTCCTTCAGCCGGAAGCGTTCGACCTTTCCGTCCCCGGATCTGGGGTTCATGATGAGGAAGGGGCGAGTGGGCGGCGGTGTGCGGTGCTCCGGCACGTGCACCTGGTGGGACCTGGTGCTGCTGAGGGCGAACTTGCCCGCCCAGACGGCGATGCCCCACAGGACGGCGGAGACGACCACGACCCACAGCAGGTTGACGGCGGCGAACCACCAGACGACACCGACCGGCGCGGCGACGGCCAGCGCTCCCGCCGCGATCCGGGGGGCGCCCCGGTGGGTCAGCACCCACCACAGCGAGGCCACGGTGAGGCCGGCGCCCAGCAGGACCCCGGCGACGAGCAGAAGGCTCGCCCCGCGCGCGTAGCCGAGCGGCAGCAGTACGGCGAGTGCCGCGCAGCCGAGTGCGGCCCGCGCCGCCCAGCGCTGTCTCGCGTGAGCCCGCACGTCCAGGTGTTCGATGCCCACCGCTCGCCCTTCGCGCCGATCATGCACTTGACACGGCATGTTAGAGCCAGGGGGCTACACAAAGCGATGGTCCCCGGGGAGTCGGACTCCGCGGGAGGCATCGCCCGAGCATGCGTCCACGGCCTCCGTTCACGCGCCATGGTCCGCCCTTCGGCCGCCGTTTCGAGCAGGCCCATTTCAGGTGCCGGCCGGGGTTGGCCGGCCGTGCCGACCCTCGCGGAAGGCAGCCGTCCGGGGCTACATCCGCTCGATCTCCAGGTTCGCGATGACCGTACGGGCGATCTCGCGGCCCTGCTCGGTGAAGTGCCCCTTGCCCGGATAGTCGATCCACACCCGGTACATGTCGCCGTTGCCCGCCTTGTAGTACAGGACCCGGGCCTCACGCTGACGCGGGGCCCGGCTGTCCGTCGTCGTATAGACGATGGTGTTCTCGGCGGCCTCGTGGTCCTGGAACGTCGCCTCGTGCGGCCGGCCCTCGGGGGCGGGGTCGGCGGCGACGTCCAGGGTGTACTCGCCGTCCTTGACCAGCTCCCAGTCGGCGTACGCCCGGTCCAGCGCGACGCCCGGGATCTCGTTCTCCTCGTCGTCCTTCTTGATGTCCCGGTCGACGTTGATCCGGATCAGCCCGCTCGGGTCGCTGTACTGCGCGAACGTGCCGTCCGTGTCGTCCGGCTCGAACGTGTCCCGCACGAAGTCGCCGGGCACGCCCACACGTGCGGCGACCTTCGAGCCGAGGTCCCGCTGCTTCCATCCCTCCGGCAGGGGCCCCGCGAACGGCTCGGTGACCACCAGGTACGCCGTCAGCACCACCACGACGACGGCCGCGCCGAGCCCGGCGAGGGTCCTGGCGCCGACGCGGACGCCCTTGGCGGTCTCGGCCGGGGGCACGGTGGCCTTCTGGACGATCTGGGTGGGCGCGGGGGCCGGCGGGTTCGCGGCCGTCTCCAGCAGCTCGCGGACGCGGGCGGCGGTCGGGCGGCTCGTGGGGTCCTTCCGCAGCAGGCCGTTGATGGCCTCGGCGAGCGGGCCCGTGGCCGAGGCGGGCGCCGCGGGCGTGGCGTTGAGCACGGACTGCAGGGTCGCCGGCGTGTTGCTGCGCCGGAAGGGCGACACGCCCTCCGTGGCGGCGTAGAGGACGACGCCGAGCGACCAGAGGTCCGACGCGGGGCCGGGGCGCTGGCCCAGCACCCGTTCGGGGGCGATGTACTCGGGGGAGCCGACGAAACCGCCGGTGTCCGTCAGGTTCGTCTCGCCCTCGATCTGGGCGATGCCGAAGTCGGTGAGGACGACCCGGTCGTGGCGGCCGAGGAGGACGTTGTCCGGCTTGACGTCGCGGTGCAGGGTTCCGGCCGCGTGCGCGGCCTCCAGCGCCCCGAGCACGTCGAGGCCGATTCTCGCCGCGTCCCGCACCCCGAGGGTGCCCTCCTGGAGCGCGTCGCCCAGCGAGCGCCCGCGCACCAGCTCCATCACGATCCACGGCTGGCCGTCCACGACCGCCACGTCATGCACGTTCACGACCGAAGGGTGATCGAGCCGGGCCGCCGCGCGCGCCTCACGGCGCATGCGCTCGAAGGCGTTGGCCCGTTCCCGCTCGGGAAGGTGGTCCGGTACGCGGGGCTCCTTGACGGCCACCTCGCGGTCCACCGTCTCGTCCTTCGCCCGCCACACCGTGCCCATGCCGCCATGGCCGAGCTTGGCGAGCAGCCGGTACCGGCCCCCGATCAGCCGCCCGGTGCCGGGGTCCTGCGAGGGCTGCGCCGACGGCGGTGTCGGCGACGGCGGTGTCGGCGTGGCTGGCGGAAACGGTTCCGCGACCATCGGCGTCGACTGCGCGTACGGGTTCCCCGGGTACGGCACAGCCGGCTGCGGTGGTTGCAGTCCGAAACTCGTCGGCTCGTCGGGTCCGTAGCCGGGTCGCTGGCCGGATCCGTAAGGGGCGCCCCCGTTGCTGCTCATACGTTCATCTGTATCGTGCCCGGCGCTTCGGCATCCAGCCCCGTCGCTTTCCGGTCACAGACCCGTGACGCGAAACGCCGCTTATGCCCGTTTAGTGATGTGCGAAGGTGTCCACCGCCACGTCGAAGTACTCCTTCGCCTCGCTCATCTTCCCGACCGGCGCTGACACCCACACGTCGTACAGCCGCCCGTCCTGCTCCCAGCACAGGTCGTACGTGTGCCGGGGGCCCTCCGCCGCGCTGAAGCCGTCCCAGGTGAACTCCCAGAACGCGGCGGGCCGCCCCTCGTGCGTGGTCTCGGCGACCCGGCCGTCGCGGTAACCGGGGTTCGTGGAGGGGCCCTTCTCGTGGGCGCGCCGCATCACCCCGGCCGGCCCGCCCTCCTCCGGATCGTCGAGCTTGATGCCGATCCGGATCACCTGCCCCGGCGACATGTAGAAGACCCGCTCGCCCTGCGGCTCCCGCTGGAAGTCCTCCGGCACGGCGAGGCTGAAGCCCCGGTCGTCCCCGGCGAGCCGGTACCCCGAGGGCACGGTCGGCGCGGTGGCCGCCCGTGAGCGCGTGACGGTGGGGGCGGCGTCCGCCGACGTACCGGACGGGCCTGGGGTACCGGAGCCGCCGGACTCACCCGAGGTGCTGGGCGTGCCCGGCTCGCGCGAGTCTCCCGTCGTGGCCGACGTGCCCGGTGTACGCGGTGCCGAACTGCTCGGGGTGTTGCCCCCGTCGCCGCCGTCCCGCATCAGCAGGGCCGTCGCCGAGACGCCTGCCCCGGCCATCGCCGCCACGAGCGCCGCCGCGACCAGCACGCTGCGGGTGGAGTGCGGCTGCCGCTGCTGGGCGGGCTGCTCCCGCAGGGCGGCCGGGCCGTCCGCCGACGCCTCCTGGGCGGCACGCGGCACGTCCCGCCGGGTCGGGGTGTATCCGGTCGACGCCCTCGGGGGCTTCGTCGTGCGCGGCGTGCGGCCGGTCTCCCGGAAGGCGCGCAGCAGCCACTCCGCCTCCGCCGCGTCGAGCCGCCGGTCCGGATCGCGCTCCAGCAGGCCGCGTACGACGGGGAGCAGCGGCGCGGCCTGCGCGGGTGGGCGGATCTCGTCGACGACGACCGCGTGCAGGATCCCGCCCAACGAGTCGCGCCGGAACGGCGACTCCCCGCTCAAAACGGCGCACAGCAGCGCGCCCAGCGACCACAGGTCGGACTCCGGCCCGGTGCGGAGGCCGGACATCCGCTCCGGCGCGGTGTACTCGGGTGAGCCGACGAAGGACCCGCTCTCGGTGAGGGTGGTGGCCCCGGCCACCTGGGCGATACCGAAGTCGGTGAGGACGACCCGGTCGGTACCGGCCTCGATCAGGACGTTCGCGGGCTTGAGGTCGCGGTGCAGCACCCCGGCGTCGTGCGCCCGCCGCAGCGCGCCCAGGAGCGCGAGCCCGATCCGCGCGGCCTCCCGCGCGTCGACGGGCCCCTGCGCCGCGATCCGCTCCGCGAGTGAGCCGCCTTCGATCAACTCCATGACGATGTAAGGGCGTTCGTCCTGCTCGACGACGTCGTGCACGACGATGATGTGCGGGTGGCTGAGCCGGGCGACCGCCCGTGCCTCCCGCAGGGTGCGCTCGCGCCGCTGCCGGGACCGCTCGTCCGGGAGCGAGCCGTCGAGGGTCAGCTCCTTGACCGCCACCCGCCGACCCAGGAGCTGGTCGGTGGCCCGCCACACGACCCCCATACCGCCGCGGCCGATCCTGGCCTCCAGCCGGTAACGCCCCGCTACGACACGGACGTTCTCCCCCTCGGTCCCCATGCGCCCCATCATGCCGCACCGGACCGAAACCCTCCGCTGCCCCGTCCCGCCCCTGGCCGACAACCGACGCACCCCACCACGCCCGCCGCCCGCGCCACGCGGTACACCACACACACTCGCGGCCGCATGGCACGGGTGAGTCGCGCGTGCCGGTGACATGTCACCACGGACGCGCGTCGCGCACTGTCGCGCACCGTGTCGCGGGTGCCGTCGCGCCCAGCGATGAATGCGCCTCCCGGCTGTCGCGGATGCGCCTCGCGCGCGCCATCGCGGATGCCTGCTCACGGCTGTCGTGCGCGTCAACCCGTGCCTGTCACGCGTTCCGGCAGG
Coding sequences:
- a CDS encoding serine/threonine-protein kinase — its product is MSSNGGAPYGSGQRPGYGPDEPTSFGLQPPQPAVPYPGNPYAQSTPMVAEPFPPATPTPPSPTPPSAQPSQDPGTGRLIGGRYRLLAKLGHGGMGTVWRAKDETVDREVAVKEPRVPDHLPERERANAFERMRREARAAARLDHPSVVNVHDVAVVDGQPWIVMELVRGRSLGDALQEGTLGVRDAARIGLDVLGALEAAHAAGTLHRDVKPDNVLLGRHDRVVLTDFGIAQIEGETNLTDTGGFVGSPEYIAPERVLGQRPGPASDLWSLGVVLYAATEGVSPFRRSNTPATLQSVLNATPAAPASATGPLAEAINGLLRKDPTSRPTAARVRELLETAANPPAPAPTQIVQKATVPPAETAKGVRVGARTLAGLGAAVVVVVLTAYLVVTEPFAGPLPEGWKQRDLGSKVAARVGVPGDFVRDTFEPDDTDGTFAQYSDPSGLIRINVDRDIKKDDEENEIPGVALDRAYADWELVKDGEYTLDVAADPAPEGRPHEATFQDHEAAENTIVYTTTDSRAPRQREARVLYYKAGNGDMYRVWIDYPGKGHFTEQGREIARTVIANLEIERM
- a CDS encoding serine/threonine-protein kinase, producing the protein MGTEGENVRVVAGRYRLEARIGRGGMGVVWRATDQLLGRRVAVKELTLDGSLPDERSRQRRERTLREARAVARLSHPHIIVVHDVVEQDERPYIVMELIEGGSLAERIAAQGPVDAREAARIGLALLGALRRAHDAGVLHRDLKPANVLIEAGTDRVVLTDFGIAQVAGATTLTESGSFVGSPEYTAPERMSGLRTGPESDLWSLGALLCAVLSGESPFRRDSLGGILHAVVVDEIRPPAQAAPLLPVVRGLLERDPDRRLDAAEAEWLLRAFRETGRTPRTTKPPRASTGYTPTRRDVPRAAQEASADGPAALREQPAQQRQPHSTRSVLVAAALVAAMAGAGVSATALLMRDGGDGGNTPSSSAPRTPGTSATTGDSREPGTPSTSGESGGSGTPGPSGTSADAAPTVTRSRAATAPTVPSGYRLAGDDRGFSLAVPEDFQREPQGERVFYMSPGQVIRIGIKLDDPEEGGPAGVMRRAHEKGPSTNPGYRDGRVAETTHEGRPAAFWEFTWDGFSAAEGPRHTYDLCWEQDGRLYDVWVSAPVGKMSEAKEYFDVAVDTFAHH
- a CDS encoding diacylglycerol kinase family protein produces the protein MGIEHLDVRAHARQRWAARAALGCAALAVLLPLGYARGASLLLVAGVLLGAGLTVASLWWVLTHRGAPRIAAGALAVAAPVGVVWWFAAVNLLWVVVVSAVLWGIAVWAGKFALSSTRSHQVHVPEHRTPPPTRPFLIMNPRSGDGKVERFRLKEKAERLGATVHLLDPAHHEDVAVLAQNAVRGGADLLGVAGGDGTQAQVAAIAAAYDVPLLVISAGTRNHFAMDLGLDRDNPANCLDALTDKGVELHVDLGYASGHPFVNNASFGAYAAVVQSPAYRDDKVRTTLELLPELLTHQRGPRLTARIGDAVIDAPQAVLVSNNVYRSDDLVGLGRRERLDAGVLGVVGIRVDSAAEAAGMVLGPNAPGFSLLIADEIVVEADRPEIEVGIDGEALVLPTPVHCRIARKALRVRVPRDRPGVPEPKPPLDWRRLRKLAAAVGRTALPKHRERYGWAQELWGRRR